The sequence below is a genomic window from Lolium perenne isolate Kyuss_39 chromosome 4, Kyuss_2.0, whole genome shotgun sequence.
TCTTCCAAAAGGAACGCAAACAGGACTCCGCAGTTTTCATGATCCGCATGGCGCACCCTGGACCTACCAAAAGAGTACACATCTATGGCTTGCATACCAAAGCGAAGCTCGATACCAAGCTCGACAGGTGGTCCCGTTCAGGCACCCAAAATGTCCTCGAGGACCTCATATTCCATGGTGGAAAACTATCGAGCTCCCTGCCGTGGTCCGCATTCCACTTCGCACCCAAGTTACGCATCGCTCGCCTTTGGTCCTGCTATTTCCTGGAATTTCATGTAGATCCCTTTCTTGTAATTGGATTAAATCAACATGAGCTCTACGACTTCCCCATCTCGGAAGAGGCCAATGAAAGCCTTGTTGCTTACTATATTGCGCTCGAGGGCCTTCAACTTCAGGAGATCCACAAGTTGATAACCCTCTGCATCGTGTCGCTGAGTATCCATATGATTGATGTGTTTGGCTTCAAGGAGCCTAGAGACCATATGATTTTCCACGAGCTGGTCATTCATAATGCACCTTACCTTCAGAGATTGATCATACTTTCTCTAGCGGGCCCGACAAAAATCTATGTTATCGAGGCACCTAAATTGATAGTGTTGGCCTATGAGTCAACCGAAAGCTCCGAACTTGTTATTGGAGAAATACTCATTGACTTACACCGGTATTTTTCTTCATCTTGAAATCCACATTGTGTTATTTGTATTTTTATCAATGCACTGGTGTCTTCCCAAGAATGATTTCAACCAGCTTGACAATGTCTGTGTGGACAATCAAGCGCGAGAAATAATTACAAAATGGTGCTATTTGTAGGATTCGAACTTAGAAACTTGGCCTCCCACCCACATGTTTGTGCCATCTCAGCATTAATCCCATATGAAATTAACTAACATATGTAACATATATGAAATTCACTATCATATATTAAATTTCTAACTATATGAAACAATGTATGAAACcatatataaaattcactaaaatATTCCTAATTCTATATGTAAGTACATGAAATTTCACTAACATATTCCTAATTTTATATATATTCCTAATTCTATATATGAAATTCATTAACATATTCCTAATTCCTAGAAAATTCACTAACATATATTCATAATTTCTTACATACACTAACGTATTCCTAACATATGCATATTCCTAACATATTCACTAACATTCCTAACATATATAATTCCCTAACAACTATAAAAAATAGAGAGAAAAAACAAAGAATTACCAACAATTGCAAGGAGGAGAGTGGCTGGCGCGTGGCCTCCCGACCGAAGAGGTGGTGGCGGCGGGCAAAGTGAGGTGGCGGCTGCGCGTCCGACGGCGGCGTGGAGGCGTCGGAGAGGAGAGTGGCCAGCGCGGGTGGATGTGGCCAAGGAGGTGCACGCGTCCGAGGATCGGAGGTGGCGGTGGTTGTGGAGCGTGGCGGCTTGATCGGCGGCGGCTGCAACGGCGGATCAAGATGGGCGGAGGGCGCCGGTCACGAATTTGGCAGCCTGCCGGCGTCCTAACACCTTCTCTACGTCTGCGCGGTGAGGGAGAGGCACGCCGGTTATAAAGTAACGGCCTTTAGTTTCGACTGGTGGCACCGACATGTCCTCGCTCCAACATCTGAGTCTCCCTCGCTCTCTGCCACTCTCTCTTCTATGCCCACCCCATGACTAGGCTCCTCCCATCGCACTGCCTAAATCCATCGAGCACTGGCAGGTGGTCGGATCACAGCAGCTGCATCCACTTTGTCCCTGCGAGGGTGCAACCGTGCTTGCTTCTAGTTTGAATCACAACATCAGGATTACCGTTTCATGAAAGAAAGAACGCCCATGGCCCATCATACTATATCTTATACAAAATACTGGTTAAATTAAAATAAACATGTAAGAAAGAAGAAGATGCAGTCGGTGTATGAAAAAACAAATGGATTCGATCAAGATCTTCCGCGAGTCCATGTAAAAAAAAAAGGTATATCACGTTTTGAGATAACACTTAAGACAACATGAACAAACTTGAATGAATTTAAGGTATACAGTATACAAACTGTTTACATGATTTTACAACTATGCAAATCACCTGGACATCTCCCAATGGATGAACATCTCGGACAGGAACAAATAAAAATACATATGTAGGTACAAGGGTAAGAAATGCCAGCTACGAGAGTGATTTGCATGTAGAGCGATAACGAGGTTTAATGCTTTTGTGATGGACGATGGATCAGGTGGAGCAGGTGAAGTTGTCGGGGCAGGTCTTGCGGCACTGGTTGAGAAGGAGGGTGAAGGCAACAGGGACATTGATTTTGATGCCGAGGATCTCGGCCTTGAGGGCGGTGCAGAGACAGACGGAGGCATCGAGGTTGGCGAGCCCGGACAGCAGCGGGCAACACTCCTCATTCACCGGCACGGGAAGGTTGAGCTTGAGCAGGTTCAGCACGTTGGCGCACACTTGCAGCCTCAGAGTGTCAATCGAGCAGGTTGGCGGTGGGGCGGGGGTGGGGCAGTATGGACCGCAGGCGTGCGCGGTGGTGGCGAGGAGAGCCAGGTTGACGGCGAGGAAGAGGACCAGCTTGGAGGGCGCCATTACACAGATCGATCGATGGAGCAAGCGAGCGAGCTATGTAATGATCGATTGCGTGCAGTGATTTGATGGTAAGCAGATTTTTGTTTGTCTGGGATGGTTTTCTTGGGTATTTTGGGGTGGTATTTATAGCCTAGGTGCAGTGTGCGAGATCCCTGTCCGTGCCACTAATGATCCTTTGAATatgagtaatttaagaacaataaTGCTATGTTGATTGTTACAAGGTGACTTACGGATGGACGTGGCGTGGACTGGTTGGTCAGGACCTGAATTGTCGGACCAACTTACTGAATCTGCCCCAATTGATTGGTCCCACGTCATGTGCGTAAGTTTATTCTGTAAAAGAAATTCGTAGGTGTATCATTACTGATTTAAGAATGGTGGAGTACAGCGCGCTGCCCTTGTTAATTAGTACTGACACCCATGTTCACCAGATAATTATGCTATCACGACGAAGATTAGAGCCACGGAAGTGGTTTGTCGGAATAATTAACATACGGTAAACGCAACTGCAATCGCGAAGTATCCGGCTATGGTGCTTCACGCAGCTTCTGGTCAATGTGACAACGTGCATGCCAATTCATCGCCTCCAACAAGTCCGGCTCCAGGACCATGGGACGACGTGCATGTAATCACTCGTCACAGACCGACCTGAGTTCAGCAGCATTCTAGtccactagtggaaaatagggcttccgtgggagccatttgtcgcgggcgcgcctgcacccgcgacaaatggggtggccacgtcgctcccaATACGGTAgaggcttttgtcgcgggccgtattacgacccgcgacaaaaggggtcggcaccccttttgtcgcgggtcgtaatacggcccgcgacaaaatgaccatgcctatatatatgtagacaagcagccagccaccccccccacctcattttttcgttggtggtgaaggtggaggtgtatgctagctcatttttcctacatgtgcacaagaggtgtttgatggaatgcttgtgagagggatgccacttggttttatttgataagatttctcctctttttgatcctaaaaggttagcaactattttctcgactatatatatatatgtatagtccgtacaatactaattttagcaaggtgattgcatctgatatatatataattgtacttatgatgcagatgagtcatccatggatgtacggtaaccgatgtcactacaaggaaaaggcctattgccggcgcacttagagcccgccggtgggaacaggccggtgataatcgcttattgccggcgcacctgttGGTTCGCCGGCAGAAACTCGatttatccccggcgcacctgccttgttcgccggcggtaagttataccagaaaacaaaaaaaattaaatcttgatctagatctagatctagatctcgtgAGCTGCGGTTGTGGTGCCGTTTTTGCGTCATTCTAGTAGGCCGAGGTTGTTGTTCTTGTTGCTGCGCCGGTGTAGGAGGTGGAGGAGTgggaggccggaggtggaggaggccggaggaggtggtggtggccatGCGGAGGAGGTTGAGGccggtggaggaggccggaggaggtggacGACGCCGGAGAGGAGGTTGAGGCTGTTGGAGGTGGCCGGAGGAGGCCATGCGGAGGAGGCCatgcggaggaggaggccggaggaggaggccggaggaggccatgcggaggaggccggaggaggccatgcggaggaggccggaggaggtcgACGGTGCAGCAGTTGGTGGAGTCcgtcggaggtggaggaggaggaaaagagaaggaAGAGGGGAAAGTGAGGAAAGTGAGGAGGAGGTCGACGGTTTGCATTATATATAGGAGATGTTACCGCAggcgcaccaagtagggtggtgcgccgggggtattttttcttttttttcacccaaatcttaaacctcaaaaaagtcctgtttctgttttccaattgacaaatccattttttctccaaacggccgtaggccgttgaattcgaataggaaatttcgagtagatcgattttgatataaaaaagtttttcatcggaggtcgtatgcaaccagaaatcccgttttaccgaaagatgacgccattttgcataatacatcgaaattcaaatttttactaaaactagatcacatattacatgggcatttcaaaggattttattttttgaattttctatcattttctattatttttccgaaaactgaaaaggcgattcccgcggggggggggggtggagagaaaaatctaggcagcttacccccggcgcacctctatggtggtgcgctggtggtaaattgtctaccaccggcgcaccaccatagaggtgcgccgggggtaaggtgcCCAGATTTTTACTGTTCAGCCAGATCTCTTCGAAttttatccccggcgcactaatttttttttgtgcgccggcagtataggtccatcgccggcgcggcgcttatttggtgcgccggcaacatgttccaccggcgcatgcctatggtggtgcgccggcaccacttgcgtgcagctatagcccttttcctagtagtgtgtgctcccgctttcagagagggcgtgaattctttcctgcttgtggccgaggccaacaagtcgaagcaaggttttatgtgatgtccatgtctaaaatgtaagaacgagaaggattactcttgctcaagagacattaagagccacctgcttcggtttggattcatgtccagctataatgtttggaccaagcacggagaagaaggggttatgatggaagacggtgatgaagaagaagataatgatgagcagtaccgatctatgttctctgaatgcgatgataccgcaatgaacggcaatgaagaagaaggaggtgaagaacaggcatcagatgatcctgttgatgatgatcttcgtcgggccatttctgatgcaagaagagactgtggcacgtataaggagaggttgcagttcgacaagatgttagagcaccaccacaaattgttgtacccaggttgtgaagatgggcatagaaagctgggtagcatattggaattgctgaaatggaaggcagaggtcggtgtgactgactcgggatttgagaaattgatgataatattaaagaagttgtttccaagaaataatgaattgcccgtcagtacatatgaagcaaagaagcttctctgccctctaggattagatgtgcagaagatacatgcatgcattaatgagtgtttcctctaccgcggtgagaagtacgagaatttgaataaatgtccgatatgtggtgcattgcggtataagatcagaaaagatgaccctggtgatgatgagggcgagccacccaggaagagggttcctgcgaaggtgatgtggtatgctccaataataccacggttgaaacgtttgttcagaaacaaagatcatgccaagttgttgcgatggcacatggaagaacgtaagaaagacgcgatgttgaggcaccccgctgatggtcggcagtggagaaacatcgggagagagttcccggattttgcaggtgaggcaaggaacttatactttggtctaagtacagatggcatgaatccttttggggagcagagctgcagtcacaaagacctggcccgtgactctatgtatctacaaccttcctccttggttgtgcatgaagcggaagttcattatgatgccagtgcttatccaaggcccaaagcaaccgggcaacgacattgatgtgtacctaaggccattagtcgatgaacttttggagttgtgggccaaaccaggtgtacgtgtgtgggatgagcacacggagcaagaatttgacctacgagcgttgctattcgtaaccatcaatgattggcctgctctcagtaacatttcaggacagacgaacaaaggatacaatgcatgcacacactgtttagatgagactgaaagtaaatatttgggaaaaagcagaaaagttgtgtacccgttcaatcgtcgtttccttccgcgcaagcatcccttaaggaaaaaaggcaagcatttcgatggcgaggcagaccgccgttcgaagcctgtcccccgtagtggtgctaatatatttgacatggtcaaggatttaaatgttatctttggaaagggtccaggcagtcgacctgttccgaaagacgatgacggacaagcgcccatgtggaagaagaaatctattttttgggagctagaatattggaaagtcctggaagttcgCTCTGCAATCaatgtgatgcacctgaccaagaatctttgtgtgaatattctaggttttctgggcgtgtatggaaagacaaaagatacaccagaagcacgggaggaccaggaacttcatagaggacgaaacggcaatcatccagggcagtttgtagggcctgccagctacgctcttaccaaacaagagaaggagatcttttttgaagccctattcagtatcaaggttccgtctggtttctcgtcgaatataaagggaatagtaaatatgaaggagaaaaaattccagaacctgaagtcccatgactgtcacgtgcttatgacacaattgcttccggttgcattgaggggacttctaccagaaaatgttcgactagccattgtgaagatatgtgcattcctcaacgcaatttctaagaaggtaatggatccagaaactttgtcaggattacaggaagatgtggtcgaatgtcttatcagcttcgagttgttgttcccaccatccttcttcaatattatgacgcacctcctcgttcacctagttgaagagattagaattctcggtcctgtatttctacacaatatgttccccttcgagaggttcatgggagtcttaaagaaatatgttcataaccgagctaggccggaaggaagtatctcaaagggctacggaactaaggaggtcattgagttttgtgttgactttcttcctgacctgaagccgattggtgttcctgaatctcggtatgaggggaggctgactggaaaaggcacactaggaaggaaagcaacggtgtgcagggacaagatttctttcaatcaagcacactacacagttctatacaattccagcttggtggctccgtacatcgagaaacataagaatgttttacgagaaataaacccgggccagcccaagtccttgattacacgtcaacacatgaataccttcggcagttggttgcaaagacatctcattaatgacccatatgttgtggagcagctgtacttgttggccaggttaccatcttcaaacatatgtacattccaagggtacgagataaatgggaatacattttacacgatcgaccaagataaaaagagcaccaaccaaaatagcggtgtccgcttcgatgcaaaagacgagaatgggcagaccaccacatattatggatacatagaggagatatgggaacttgactatggtcccacttttaaggtccctttgtttcggtgcaaatgggtgaagctcagtgctatacatattgacgataagtacggtatgataacagtggatcccaacaatcttgcataCCTGGatgagccttttgtcctagccagcgaggtggctcaagttttctatgtgaaggacatgtctagcaaatcaagaaaaagaaatcaacaaaagaatacatcaaccgaggagccaaagcgccacatagttctttcggggaaaagaaacatcgtgggagtggatgacaagacagacatgtcagaagattataataagtttaaagaaattctgcccttcacggtgaaaattgacccaagcatcttgctaaatgatgaagattctccatggctacggcgtagaagatcacaacactagatggcgatgtaataatgtattcttcatatatagtttccaagacaatctctacatttatgtaataatgagaaccctttccttcatccatgggaatgaaactgtgcttggcttgttgattttcttggcaaggcgtatcgatgctccttttataggcacggcaccgcttctactttgtcttattccttcgacagggcgtcgtgcgctacatgctttatctcatcgagcagtgcgtccaccgacgcgtccttatcctgccgacagctttagtcgcggttgcagccaccaaccgtgacaaaaggttaccgacacatccttatcctgccgacagctttagtcgcggttgcagccaccaaccgtgacaaaaggccctcctagataagcctcccccagtcttttgtcccggtttgagcctccacccgggatgaaagtttcgcgcgccacttcgttaattccctcctattttcttcccgcattcccgccatttttccactatatatatgtaggcttggactcatatctgcaaacctcatcactctctcccatggcttccatcgtatgtctaacatcccgggaggcggaggcactttgcgcctcgaactacccctgcccgcccggctaatgcgtcccgaccggctggttgctgagcgtcggaggcgtaccggtccctcctatccctcttggtgtgccacgcgagatggccatcacgaaccactactatttcgagctcacgcctgagcagcggaggaatccccagtggcatcccgactacagcccgatttgggacagcttcttcatcaatcggcgtaagagggcggttgccaggtacgaggaggagggcccgcctccttcgaacttcaacgaggacggccgtcggatgtggtggcgcggccggactcttcaGAGCatcatggcctatcgtggcccccgcctgcgctaccctcaatcccagcccacgcgtgctcacccgccgaggttggacAACCGCGACCCGATGCTAGcaacgatgacgtcggcgactatgatgactacagtggcgactattatagggctaggcacgactatgattgaatggctccaacattcgaatctggtcatgtatcttaattttcagttgagctctgtactttaatttcagttcagtcgtaataaatttcgtgtcaaccactttattgaacaaaaacaacctgtcaacgactttataaactaaatttaaactaatacaaccgacaacgactttattgaaattacaataaaatagataaattactagtctagtctcagtcgtcgtcggaggttgtctccgtccaaatgtcatcccaccgagggtcgttttcggtccaagttgtattcgggttctcgagctcgaaggtggcgacggcccgacggtggcgcctgttggacctgcgttgtgccctaaggatagcgaagaacgcgtcggtgttgtcgacgtcgttggggaactgcgtccTCCACTGgtgcatcaactgctcgtcgtgttcggcaatggcgatcctgcgctgcacctggcggtgccgtcgacggtcctcgtcgtcgacgaggcacggcggtggcgcaaggaactctgcctcctctagcgattcaacatccgggaagttcatgtcgcgccgtggccaccgaaaacgccacgccgccgcatcgtaagcgcgcgccgctagctccggcgtgttgtacgtgccgagggtgaggcggaagccaccggcgcgtatccttgcgtagaacctaccgctcggacgcactcgaacgccacggaaaccggacgcccctcgacgacgtggaggcatcccggagatgaatgagcagaggcggtggagacgtgtggttgcgcccgcactcgtcgctccatatagcgcacgcgggcagcgacggggcgaggcacgtggaagcggcggcgacacgtggcgaggcacgtgtaagctacggctacacacgtcgcacgcgggCAGCGATGGGGCGAgggacgtggaagcggcggcgacacgtggcgaggcacgtgtaagccacggctacacacgtcgcacgccggcagcgacggggcgaggcgcgtggaagaggcggcgacacgtggcgaggcacgtgtaagccacagCTACAAACAtcgcacgccggcagcgacggggcgaggcacgtggaagcggcggcgacacgtggcgaggtgaaaccttactcggtgtcactccacatatcattaggggtgaaacatacacgaATATGTTCATTGtgagatgcaaatagttatatggatgtcatattcatgttcattgtatttttctgacaaattttcatatataacacttttctatttgatttaccgtttaaaagttattgaaataagaaaaaacaaaaaagaaaaaaaaaacagaggctgatccgtgtccaacggctccaggccgttggattcaaacggccggagccgttggatgtgcagtgccacggatcagccaaaagggccttttgtcgcgggtggtggctcaacccgcgacaaaagacccccccttttgtcgcgggtggtggctcaacccgcgattaaaggggggccttttgtagcgggttgagccaccacccgcgacaaaaggggtcgagGTATAAAAGCTCCGCGCGTCGCGGGCGAAGCCACAACCCGCAACGACTAGAGGCCAAACCCTAGCTatagcgccgccaggctgcccaaatttggagcgccgccgccgccgccgcgccctcTCTGTGTCGCCTCCgtgccgcctcgacttcctcctctgccgccgccgccgtcttcctcgcctCCGCCGTCTTCTGCCTCTCGGGCCGCGtcgcgcctccgccgccgccggccgtctTCCCCGCCGCTCTGCGCCCGCGCCTCGcccttggccgccgccgcctctctcgcccttgccgccgccgccgccgcgcctcgggCCGCCGCCTCGCCCGCTGCAGATCGAGGTAGCGCCCTGGCCGCCGATGTGTGGagcactttttttttctttttttaattACTGTAATTGTTTTAGTTTTTAAATTTCTGTAATTGTTTTAGTTTTTAAGTTTCTGTAATTGTTTT
It includes:
- the LOC127297433 gene encoding cortical cell-delineating protein-like codes for the protein MAPSKLVLFLAVNLALLATTAHACGPYCPTPAPPPTCSIDTLRLQVCANVLNLLKLNLPVPVNEECCPLLSGLANLDASVCLCTALKAEILGIKINVPVAFTLLLNQCRKTCPDNFTCST